One segment of Hippopotamus amphibius kiboko isolate mHipAmp2 chromosome 4, mHipAmp2.hap2, whole genome shotgun sequence DNA contains the following:
- the LOC130851712 gene encoding olfactory receptor 2A12 codes for MGRNQTWISEVILLGFQVDQELEVFLFGFFLLFYSLTLMGNGIILGLICLDSRLHTPMYFFLSNLAIVDISYASSTVPKMLANLIMQKKTISFAPCILQTFLYLAFAITECTSLVVMSYDRYVAICHPLHYTVIMSWRVCTVLAATCWIFSFLLALVHISLILKLPFCGPQKINHFFCQIISVFKLACADTRLNQIILFVGSMFVLAGPLCLVLVSYTRILLATLRIQSGEGRRKAFSTCSSHLCVVGLFFGSAIVLYMTPKSSHSQEQRKILSLFYSLFNPMLNPLIYSLRNAEVKGALRRFLGKKRSM; via the coding sequence ATGGGAAGAAATCAGACATGGATCTCAGAAGTCATCCTGCTGGGATTCCAAGTTGACCAAGAACTTGAAGTTTTCCTCTTTGGGTTCTTCTTGTTATTCTACAGCCTCACGCTGATGGGAAATGGGATCATTCTCGGGCTCATCTGCCTGGACTCCAGActgcacacccccatgtacttcttcctctcaaaCCTGGCCATCGTTGACATATCCTATGCCTCAAGCACTGTCCCTAAGATGCTGGCAAATCTTATAATGCAGAAGAAAACCATCTCCTTTGCTCCATGCATACTTCAGACTTTTCTGTATTTGGCATTTGCCATCACAGAGTGTACAAGTTTGGTGGTGATGTCCTATGATCGGtacgtggccatctgccaccccctgcatTACACTGTCATCATGAGCTGGAGAGTGTGCACAGTCCTGGCTGCCACTTGCTGGATATTCAGCTTCCTCTTGGCTCTGGTCCATATTTCTCTCATTCTGAAGCTACCTTTTTGTGGACCACAAAAAATAAACCACTTTTTCTGTCAAATCATATCAGTATTCAAATTGGCCTGTGCTGACACCAGGCTCAATCAAATCATTCTCTTTGTGGGTTCCATGTTTGTCTTAGCCGGGCCCCTCTGCTTGGTGCTGGTCTCCTACACACGCATCCTGCTTGCCACCCTGAGGATCCAGTCAGGGGAGGGCCGCAGAAAGGCtttctccacctgctcctcccacctctgtgtgGTCGGACTTTTCTTTGGCAGTGCCATCGTCTTGTATATGACCCCCAAATCCAGCCATTCTCAAGAGCAAAGGAAGATTCTATCATTGTTTTACAGCCTATTCAACCCTATGCTGAATCCCCTGATCTACAGTTTGAGGAATGCAGAGGTGAAGGGTGCCCTGAGGAGATTTCTGGGGAAGAAGAGATCAATGTAA
- the LOC130851707 gene encoding olfactory receptor 2A12-like — MGGNQTWVTEVTLLGFLVDPALEFFLFALFFLFYTLTLLGNGVILGLICSDSRLHTPMYFFLSHLAIIDMSYASNNVPKMLANLVSQKRTISFVPCITQIFLYVAFAATECLILVVMSYDRYVAICHPLHYTFIMSWRVCTVLAVTSWAFSFLWDLVHLVLILRLPFCGPHEINHFFCEVLSVLKLACADTRLNEIILCVSCVFILLGPLCLVLVSYTHILLAILRIQSGEGRRKAFSTCSSHLCVVGLFFGSAIVLYMTPKSSHSQEQRKILSLFYSLFNPMLNPLIYSLRNAEVKGALRRFLGKKRSW; from the coding sequence ATGGGAGGCAACCAGACATGGGTCACAGAAGTCACCCTGCTGGGATTCCTGGttgacccagcactggagtttttcctctttgcacttttttttctcttctataccCTCACCCTTCTGGGGAATGGAGTCATCCTAGGGCTTATCTGCTCAGACTCTAGActtcacacccccatgtacttcttcctctcacaCTTGGCCATCATTGACATGTCCTATGCTTCCAACAATGTCCCCAAGATGCTGGCAAATCTTGTGAGTCAGAAAAGAACCATCTCCTTTGTTCCCTGCATTACGCAGATATTTTTGTATGTTGCTTTTGCTGCTACAGAGTGCTTGATTTTGGTGGTGATGTCCTATGATCggtatgtggccatctgccaccccctgcatTACACTTTCATCATGAGCTGGAGAGTGTGCACTGTCCTGGCTGTCACTTCCTGGGCATTTAGCTTTCTCTGGGATCTGGTCCATTTAGTTCTCATCCTGAGACTGCCTTTCTGTGGGCCTCATGAAATCAACCACTTCTTTTGTGAAGTCCTGTCTGTCCTCAAGTTGGCTTGTGCGGATACTAGGCTGAATGAAATTATCCTCTGTGTATCCTGTGTTTTTATCTTACTGGGGCCCCTCTGCTTGGTGCTGGTCTCCTACACACACATCCTGCTTGCCATCCTGAGGATCCAGTCAGGGGAGGGCCGCAgaaaggccttctccacctgctcctcccacctctgcgTGGTCGGACTCTTCTTTGGCAGTGCCATCGTCTTGTACATGACCCCCAAATCCAGCCATTCCCAGGAACAAAGGAAGATTCTATCATTGTTTTACAGCCTATTCAACCCTATGCTGAATCCCCTGATCTACAGTTTGAGGAATGCAGAGGTGAAGGGTGCCCTGAGGAGATTTCTGGGGAAGAAGAGATCATGGTGA